A genomic segment from Streptosporangium roseum DSM 43021 encodes:
- a CDS encoding acyl-CoA carboxylase subunit beta, with the protein MSTSELDFILVPLPAPAEEGVNGRPDEHPNGRLHAKPPAPPPQIRSMSLLREQRERLREEVVAGRRQAVDRQHTLGKRTARERIDLLLDEGSFTEIDMYRRHQAHGLRIEEQRPHTDGVVTGSGTIHGRRVFVYAQDFTLFGGSLGEAHASKIHKVMDLAISTGSPFIGLNDSGGARIQEGVMSLNGYGGIFQRNVQASGVIPQISVVLGPCAGGAAYSTALADFTFMVRDTAQMYLTGPDVVEAVSGQRVTHAELGGAEVHGGRSGVATFVHDDEESCLEDVRYLVSMLPSNNLDLPPSAPSCDAATDVRPRLAEIVPVEPNKPYDMRQVVAELVDDGDFLELHENWAPNVICVLARIDGDVVGVVGNQPMVLAGVLDVAASQKAARFVRFCDAFSIPLVTLVDVPGFLPGTDQEYAGIIRHGAKLLYAYCEATVPRIQVILRKAYGGAYIVMDSRSIGTDLSLAWPTNEIAVMGAEGAVNVIFRRELAAAADPAELRSELVAEYSEQLVHPHYAAERGLVDDVIDPVQTRSAVARGLAMLRDKRKQPPQRKHGNVPL; encoded by the coding sequence ATGAGCACCTCGGAGCTCGATTTCATTCTCGTTCCCCTGCCCGCGCCGGCCGAGGAGGGCGTCAACGGCCGTCCCGACGAGCACCCGAACGGGCGTCTTCACGCGAAGCCGCCGGCCCCGCCGCCGCAGATCCGGTCCATGAGCCTGCTGCGCGAGCAGCGCGAGCGACTGCGCGAGGAGGTCGTCGCCGGCCGCCGCCAGGCGGTCGACCGGCAGCACACGCTCGGCAAGCGCACGGCGCGGGAGCGGATAGACCTGCTGCTGGACGAGGGGTCGTTCACCGAGATCGACATGTACCGCCGCCATCAGGCGCACGGCCTGAGGATCGAGGAGCAGCGCCCGCACACCGACGGTGTGGTCACGGGGTCCGGCACGATCCACGGCCGCCGGGTGTTCGTCTACGCCCAGGACTTCACCCTCTTCGGCGGGTCGCTCGGCGAGGCGCACGCCTCGAAGATCCACAAGGTGATGGACCTGGCGATCTCCACCGGATCCCCCTTCATCGGGCTGAACGACAGCGGGGGCGCCCGGATCCAGGAAGGGGTGATGTCACTCAACGGCTATGGCGGGATCTTCCAGCGCAATGTCCAGGCATCCGGGGTGATACCGCAGATCAGCGTCGTGCTCGGGCCGTGTGCGGGGGGAGCCGCCTACTCCACGGCACTGGCCGACTTCACCTTCATGGTCCGCGACACCGCTCAGATGTACCTGACCGGGCCCGATGTCGTCGAGGCGGTGAGCGGCCAGCGGGTCACCCATGCCGAGCTCGGCGGTGCGGAGGTCCACGGCGGCCGATCGGGTGTGGCCACGTTCGTGCACGACGACGAGGAGAGCTGTCTTGAGGACGTGCGCTATCTCGTCTCGATGCTGCCCAGCAACAATCTGGACCTTCCCCCGAGTGCGCCCTCCTGCGACGCGGCCACGGATGTGCGGCCCCGGCTGGCCGAGATAGTCCCGGTCGAGCCGAACAAGCCCTACGACATGCGGCAGGTCGTCGCCGAGCTGGTGGACGACGGTGACTTCCTCGAACTGCATGAGAACTGGGCCCCGAACGTCATCTGCGTGCTGGCCCGGATCGACGGTGACGTGGTCGGCGTGGTCGGCAACCAGCCCATGGTGCTGGCCGGTGTGCTGGATGTCGCCGCGTCGCAGAAGGCCGCACGGTTCGTACGGTTCTGCGATGCCTTCAGCATCCCGCTGGTGACACTGGTCGATGTGCCCGGTTTCCTGCCGGGCACCGATCAGGAGTACGCGGGGATCATCCGGCATGGCGCCAAGCTGCTGTACGCCTACTGCGAGGCGACCGTGCCGCGGATCCAGGTCATTCTGCGCAAGGCGTACGGCGGGGCGTACATCGTGATGGACTCGCGTTCCATCGGCACCGACCTCTCGCTGGCGTGGCCGACGAACGAGATCGCCGTGATGGGCGCCGAGGGCGCCGTGAACGTCATCTTCCGCAGGGAGCTGGCCGCCGCCGCGGACCCCGCCGAGCTCCGCTCGGAGCTGGTCGCCGAGTATTCCGAACAGCTCGTGCACCCGCACTACGCCGCCGAGCGCGGACTGGTCGACGACGTGATCGACCCGGTGCAGACGCGGTCCGCGGTCGCCAGGGGGCTGGCGATGCTGCGCGACAAGCGCAAGCAGCCGCCGCAGCGCAAACACGGGAACGTGCCCCTGTAG